The genomic region tttcttttttttttttttctttttttgcacTATATCCTAAATTAAGCGATAGTTATACTGTTATAAATCTTTTGATGactagaaatattttttttaatgatgaaTTCAAAATGGCATTTCATCATCATTGTAATCATGTAGGAATGCAAACATGTTTTACTTTTCACGTTTAGATTTTACGATTACATTTTACACTAACGTCGTCCTACGTTTTGCGCTCTTTATGTTTTGTGTTATGTTTTTTACTTCATATTCTTTTGTCTGCCATTTACTAAGtcaattattataacacatatatatgtatataacagtacatgtatacatttgtatgtgcttgaatattttatatattctttgtcatttaaatatagtaTGTAGCAAACATTTTATTCTATCTTTTTCATCAATAAAAAGACCATTATTgtaacaatataaaatagaattcttttcatttacataattttcatacttttaattattcactgtttttaattttacaaaaaaaaagaggaggaaattaaataaaataaagctaaaataaaattaaaatacaattgaaataaaattaaaataaaattaaaataaaattaaaataaaattgaaataaaattaaaataaaactgaaataaaattaaaataaaactaaaataaaactgCAATAAAACTGGAATAAAACTGAAATAAAACTGAAATAAAACTGAAATAAAactgaaataaaaatgaaataaaattgaaataaaactgaaataaaaatgaaataaaattgaaataaaactgaaataaaaatgaaataaaattgaaataaaattaaaataaaaaaaaaattagaatataaaattatgattttattaaattggtacaaagaaaaatttatctGCGCATGAcactaatatttttatgtacgcttaaaggggaaaaaaaataagtatgattaaaaaataaaagcacaAAATTGAATTCATGAATGCGTATTTTCGTAACTTTAATTTCACagttttcttttaaatttaacgggaaaatatataattgtgtTATTCgttaaatggaaaaaatgattaCGTACACAATctactcatatatattttatatgtgtgcatatatgtacttacTTGTATAagtatacttttatatatgaagagTCCATATGAAGAAATTGGCGAATCACCCGTTGACTTTATATTCAGTGCTGTTACGTATGTTACATATTTTCAGATGTTATTTCTCACGAGAGAACATCCACTACgattacaataataaaagaaaacttTTTTAAGCATAACACAAAATTCTTTATAAGAATTGATTTCTTCTTTATTGTCTTGAACGATAATGAAAAGAAgcataaaaatgttttgaaaaaaacaaattttctttaattctttcaatattaaaaaatttttaaaataaaaatacatgttagaaaatatattaaaatcaaaatgaacttcataaataagaaaaaataaaaaaaaaaattcatgcATGAAAGTATAAACGCTTATAGActtctgtttttttctttttatttttttattaaagtacGCAGTGTTACTgggtaaaaaataataatataaaatatataaattaaataatgaaaaataagcaTAAACGACGcgtaaaataatgaagaaaaaaaaaaaatttttaaataagctAGGGTAAGTGAATGATTATTACTACGaaaatggaagaaaaaatatatatgatgtatTATTATGGGTACAAAGTgtatataaaacttttttatctcaactgtacatatataaatttacatcAGTTCCTTCCgcttatatgcatatatacatatacatatatatatatatatatattatatgttacatTTACTCATTTTAATGtgaatgaaaaaaggaaCGGAGGTAAGGGGCACAATATTAGCGCGAGAAATGTGTatacttataataaaatataattcaataatttttaaaataagagttccaaaaaaaaaaaaaaaaattaacgacCAAGTGCCGCAGCATGCGGATTGTTCAAAGAAGGAACAAACTGCGGGTATTTGGGacctaaaaaaataaaaatttcgtaaacatatatgcatattcatGTATCTCTTTACATACGAAACAATAAAcggtcaaaaaaaaaaaaattttttttaattcaaagCTATAATTTGTAGGATCCAAAAAATCactttatgtataaaatgattatatatataataatgtaaatacaaagtgaatattcattaaaaaaaagaaaaaaaaactgtgCTGTAAAAAAATGTCCTTCAAAcaataacattaatataagTTATAATGGAGATCTTTTGCTTTGTCACTTAAAAGGGAATATTGTGCACACAACTTAACTAGGtgtaaatatgcatatatataatcactTATAAATccattttaaaacaaattttgtcaaaattatacaaaaaataaaatcctATCTACATACATAACTTCACAcatgtatattatgtatatttaaaaattgtaattctttttatcttacaaatttttgctaaaaattcttttaaagaCATCATCATGTGTTGTGATCTATCTTCAATTAAACATGAGAAAAATCTACAAggttaaattatatatatatatatatatatatatatatatatatatatacatatagacacatagatatacatatataaagatgtgtatacataatgTCACACGTTTTTTCCTTCATGCGGTCAgaaacacatatacatacacatatgaggatatataatggaaaaattaatgaGCATATATATAGGAAACATTACTTATATTCCAATGGGTCTCCTTGCTTCACGATCAACAGTTTCATATACGAGGGTGTTCTATTTTTCCTTAACACattaattatgtttaataCTTGCACACCACAAGGATTACCGGTTGACcctaaaaaatttttaaataataggGGAAGggggggggaaaaaaaattacataaatgcaTCTTCCACTACAAATTAACacaacacatatatatatatatatacatacaaacataaatacatatctTCTTTTCTGAATTACCTATATGATTTTCCGCATATTCCGAATTTAACTGTTCTATGGATTGAACTCCAAACACTGCATACATCCACTGGGGATTGATACTTCTGCGAAGGACAAATAAAAAGTGTACCGCACGTGTGCATGATCATGTACAGGCATTTGCGCACAATcatacacatgtatgtatggaCCGTTGTActaattcaaaataaaatagtctTTCACGAAACAGTAATGTATAGACTTATTTTTCGAAATACCTCCCTATCCACATAACAATATGTTCCCCATCTTCAACTAAGTAACAACCATCTTGTGTCATAATTTCACAAGTCAAATTCAACGTGTCAGGTAGCATAATAGAATTGTTCTCATCATAGTTACCATGATGTTTTTCTAAATTGTGTAAACTAAACATTCTTGGATAAAAATAGGCTTCTACTGATTCCACAGGTATATTTTCAACTCTTGACCAATGAAAAATTCTTAAGTCAGGTGAAATGTCTCCACTATCCCTAAAAGAAATTGACTTTAGCATacctaaaatatatacagataATAACCTAGCACTTTCTGATGGTAGTAACTGTGCCGATAACACCTGAGAACAAAGTGTTTGAATTAAATTTCTTCCATCAGCTATTTTCCCTTTCTTAGTAATATCTATTGCTTGATGAGATAATAATGATACAACAACTTGAGGATTAACTGAATCTGTAATGGTTTTAATATTCTGTGTAACAGGCAAAGCATAAGTATGTAAACGAATTCTTCTTTCACCATTAGAGTTCGTATATAATAAAGCTGACTGGACATAGACCACAGAATCTTGAACTACATTTTCTTCCAAATCAACAATAATACTAAAATTTTGATGAGAGTGACAATTTGGTAAAGCTAATAAGTCTACTCCTCTGAATTGAAAATTTCCATACCAGTTAGTAATTTTCCATCCTCTACTTATTCTTATTCTCATTACTGATTCCCAAGCAATTTCTGTTGTTAatgcaaataataattccTCTCTTAATTTATCACTATATTGATGTACATTAAATTGtggataataatataaagaaccTCCTGAATTCTTAATTAAAGGGTATATGGTAGCTAAATCGAGATTATATAATGGGCATGCAAACAAATCTACTGCAATTTGATATTGTGTTATGTTTTGTGCTAATTCggcatataaattattaaaaggaGTTAACATTTCCACTTCTCTTACCTTGGCATCTACAACATTATTTCCTGAACTATTtgaactatatatatttttataactactacctttatcttttatttctctATTTACATTTACTGTTAGATCGCCAATATTTGGCACTGatgatacaaaaaataaaagttttccacccactttttttaataccaTTACTGCTGCTTTTAATGCATTACCAGCACAAGAATCactcattttattatttctccACATAGTAGGTAAATTATCTAATAACACATCTATCACATTTTGACATTCATGGGCATTTACTAAAATATCTTCAGGTAAAGGGATAAATATATCTTGTATATCTGGTACTATCATCATTTGtgtttgttttaaatttgaatttaaattgtaaaaatgaacAGTAGAATCAAATGTCATAATTCCAATTAAGGTACGAGAATCgaatgaatttttattattaagatCACTATTTTTtggtaataattttttaatagtacTACAAACCACATCTAATAAACCTGAATTAACAGATGTCACTGTTAcatcaattaaaaataaataaacaggAGGTTGCGGGGGTCTTATCATGTAATCACTTGGGGCAATAAATTCAACACTACCCGTACATAATTCTGGTCTTTGAAATaaatcttttctttttcctttctcatctaatggaacaaaataaaattgaggTGTATCATTCACATGATAGCACATGTTAcaattccattttttccctCCTGCTTCGAACCTAACAAATGggtttatatatgttctacattttttacatCTAACAACAGTTGAATTTCCAAAATTTACTGATGATAACTCGGGATATCCCTCAGGTATTGGAGCTAATGGTTGTATTACAAAACCTAAAGGCACATATGCTTTCTGTTTTAATGTTGTATTTGCTGGCATATAACTTACAGAACTTTTTACAAAATGAGAAAATGCattaaattgtaaaaattctTGATAAGAATCATTTATAATTGGTTGTACTACATTATTTACATGTCCGCTAGTATCATACCCTAATACGTTTCCTtgtgtttttaatatattggTAGGGCTACCTTGTACAGGAATAAATTGATTAGGCACACCTCGATATTGTGCTTGgttatttaaatatgcatTTGTATTTGTTCCATctccatatatattttcgttTATATTACTTGTATTCATATGTGGTTGATTTGGAATACTATATCCTCCCTGTTGCATTTGCTGTTGTGGATGATAATAACcttgtatatacacattttcatttcctttaagattattactattacttgCTATATCAGCagtattattgttataaaaaaaagggttGTTCATTggtttatttacattattttgattactgttattataaaatgtagCATTACTATTAGCATTGATATTGCTGTTGTTGTAACTGTTTAACCctctattattttcatatggCTGCATTTTAACTTCGAAAATTGTCTATTTACACAAGTGATAAATGttcttagaaaaaaaaaaaaaaaaaaaactaatgtTTCCTAATTCCTTTACTAGTAAATAACTCTTGCTCCTTTGTAATATATGGAAGTGAGTAAAGGAAATGGAGGAGAAtcactatatataaaaaatagctTCAAAATATAATCGCAAAAGTAAATCTAAATGTACACCTAAACAAACACATAAAATACACAACAAATATACaggtataaatgtatatatacccGCAAATGTACAAGTTAACGCGTAAATATACACAATAGTGTGCTCGCAAATTACGCAAAAATGTACACGCAAATTACacgaaaatatatatgtatatgtatgtataataaatgtataattttttcctttttcactAATTATATTAGCTATATAATCATTTGGCTATGTATTATGTTTCTTAAGCAATACTTTTTTCatctaataattttattatcctttatacatattatatctaatgttttgtttaatttttttttttttttttcattatttatgttaaattTCTTTCCTATGTTCGTTTTATTAAGTTTTTGCTTATTTCTGTAATTAtgtgtttaattttttatgattatgcaaaaaaattaagcagtgccacatatttttatgaattcaTAATAACacatacaataatatatttgtatgtatataaaatatatatgtataaatatacaaaactTTTATTCGCTTAAGTGTATAAGTATGCACTAAATAGTTATTAACACAAATTGTACAactttttgctattttttcttaataagtGCTTtgttattatgaatataataattacgttcacatatataattatgttcatatataatatatcaacACGTTAAAATCTCTTTTTCCtaacaaattttttcaatttttttttttttggaattttACCTTATATAGGGagctttattatttatacactGCTACAAATCATCACACttcaaaaatttacaaaaaaaaattaaaataaaacaaactaaaacaaaataaaacaaaacaaaatgaagaaaaataaaataaaataaaataaaacgatataaaataaaataaaacaaaattattctgtattacaatattttcccaaattcaaaatattcacgtaatttttatattttacgcGAAATTTCAATAcaacatttatattacatcTTTGCGAAttcatgttatttttttattttaattatgtggagttttttttgtatgatCTTTTTAAGAAGAATTTCCATTAAGAGgctatttacatatatatttattttatatgtagttcacacacatacaagtatttaaataattttatactttagtaaataattttaaattgtacattaaatattatttttttggtcATTTCATAAAATTGCATACTCTTGTATGAACGTTATAATAAAGTGAATTATATAGTTCAGAGTTTTTACTGGaaagaagaatatataatagatgTACGTgggcatatatacatacgtgtCGATATAACATGATGAAACGTATGAGTATGAGAAAAGTAGTAAAATAAGcacattaatttatataccaAAACATGAACAAATTAATTGCGGAAAAACTGTAACTATTTTGTTACTATGTATTTCTTAGCATTATAGGcgaagttaaaaaaatttgtgtttatatatatatttatgttatttttgcCTTTaatctctttatttttttgtaaacttGGGTCTCCTATAAAAGCCTCTGTGCTGTGCATaacttttttcttctaaagCGTTCCTTAACACTGTCCTTCCTTAAACTCATttctgttatattttaaccatgtaaaaatataatactgttttttgtttaaacAAATATTGTTAAGACATTCATAAAGCTAAACAAACAgcgagaaataaaaaaaaatataaataatgagaaCATATACAATAAGCAAAGAAAACAGGAGAggacaaaaaaggaaaagaaaagaaaaaaaaagtaacagTATCACTTAATTGgcactaaaatatattttacatgttATTTGAGTATATGACAcgcaaaaattattataaaatcaaattatgcacaaaaatgtatatatatatataacggTACACATAAGagaatattatgaaaatgaCAGAAACTTTCTTAGTTGTTACCAGTAGTACAAGTTCTAATTCATTCTCTGTTAATATGATGTAAAGATGTTTTGTGCATTGTATCAAATTTATATCTGAAGTACCTATATCTTAAgaatgtgtatatgtaaatacttaaaaaacTATATACCGTAAACGTaaatatgtgtgtgtgtaggTGCATATTTAAACAGTtctaataattaaaaaaaaaaaagaaaaaaaaaacttttttttgtttaaattaaaagtagtcacttatatgtattaatctgaattatgtaaaaagaaGTTTcttagaatatatttatttaaaatttttaataagattagtgaaaaaaaaaataataaaaaatttcctttaatttttgatGAAAAAAGACTACATTTGTAATtatctataatttttacactCTGTCCTTTACGCCAACTCTCGATAATTACTACTTAATCATTTTGTGTAATAATTCCATAACAAGTGTTTCCATATGTTGATGCTTACACAAGTAGTTCATATACTCTTCCAACGGTGAGATTGTATCTATTATTAACGCGCTCttcaattaaaattaaatataagaattGTATCTTTTGACTGGCAAATGGCGTGAAATTAGaatcttaaaattttttttcatttacgcATGGGCGAAATTAGCTCTTCCAATTATACTTTAgcttataaaattattctgtTACGGTAAATATGGTATTAGtgtaatgattttttttttttttttattacgaCGAAACACCTATAGTAAcacttttcattttgttcaaaTGTTAAAAGTCCAAAAACATTAGTGCTCATTAAAACAACAAATCATGTATACGAGAAATTTTTATTGCAAAGGTTTCGTTCTCATGTTTTCTAAAATATTCGATACTAAAGGTTGTACCTCTACAtcgatattaaaaaataaagccccacattttttatattattattttttttcaagtttTGAGAGCTTATATGCTGTTATGAGCACAAAAAGGTAACAGAAAAACTGTTCTTAGTTAAACGGTTAAAGAGGTTATAAGAAAGCAGAAAGGCAATAATGAccatttcatattattaaacTTATTTTGGAGATCATCTGAGAGTTATACGCttttgtattaataaataataaactaAGCACGTATTTAATAATGTGTACTAGTATATATAGTCAAATTATCCATAAGGCATggcatttatatattgtatagatatatatgtatacatttactCACTCTCTTGAGCGGTTTTTCGCCTCCTCCGTTCAGtgctattatatttttgtttcattttatgtTCTTTTGCTTTGAAAGTGtatgatatttatttaataacgAATTGAATTTATATTACGAGCTTTTATTTCGTACCCCTTGtacaataaatttatttaaccCTATCTATCATACTCAATATAATAACACTCTATAACGAGAAAAATATTGTGGTTTTACAAAAGCGTAATGTTTGTAAACACTTATTTGAATACGAAATGAAATTAATGGATTTCAAAAGTTGGGCTTTATTGAAATAGATACAAACAGAACGTATGTGTTATAAGCCtcctctattttttttactaataaaattaaatatatacatttaataacatacatacaaacatacatataaggAGAGCAATAGTTccttacaaaaaatattgttcaCGGAATACACATAGATTATCATAAAgcatatgaataaatacgTTTGTCAAGAATACTTTTAAAAGGAATAGATTatgtaaaggaaaaaatgccTCTAAAAAACAAGTATgcagttttaaaaataggaaTAGAATATAATTACCATGAGGACGTAAGCGAAATAGATGATATTGATATAGATTTTTTGGTATGTAAACTGTTTAAAGAGAGCACCACAGACGGTAATCTTATTATTCCGTCTGAATATACTTCTTCTCTATATTCTAAATTATCGAATACATATAAAGTAGATCCCCTTTTTGggaataaatttaatgataGAGAAATTTGGAAAACAAAGATTTACGGTTTAATATCTGAATGGATTGATACAGATAACCCCAATGAGCATTTTAGTTCATACAGTATTGATGTATTAAACAAAGAAATACAATGGActagttatatattaataccaaatttaattattaatacacCATCTTATAATAAATGTGATAATTATGCAAGATGTATTAATGCgaatattcataattataacGGAGTATCCATAATAGTAAGGATACCAATAgctaaaaaaattgaacacACGAATTTGTATAGTAGTAATTCCCACAATGCTAATTGTGCAAAATCctacaaaattataaacgGGTGGAATGTTTGGGCAAAATTTATCTCCTActgtaattataatatatccCATATGAACGTAGGCTTGGAACTTGTGAATGTAAAAGACTTCGaaattaatgatataaatttagATGTATGGAAATCAGAACCcgtaaaattaattataataccATTGAATTCATTTATCATTGATTCTAAAAGTGGATACCCATATTtaccaaaaaaattaaaagatttgttaatattcttttttagaAGAAATATTGAGATAGTATTAACTGGATGGAAAGAAAGATTGAATCATTTGTATTATCAAGATAATGGTAAAAAAGACGTAGAAggaattaatgaaaaaataaactcaGATACAAGttacttaaaattttgtatgtattatttaaaaagactTTTTATGTCTATCGAAAATTTTGATAACGAAACTTTATTTGACCATGCATACTGGGACTACCTACAAATACCTTTGCAACCGTTAAAGGATAATTTATGCTCtcaaatatatgaaatattcgaaaaagataaaatgaaatatgaaCAGTATGAATTAGCTATTAGTAAATACTTATCCAAACGACTCcaaaatagtagtaataatagtaaaacaGTAAGTAGTATAGAATTCACTATTTTTGTCGTAGGAGCAGGAAGGGGACCACTTGTTGACTCCACCTTACGTGCccttgaaaaaaataaaattaccaattatgaaatttatgctgtagaaaaaaatgatagtGCTATTTTAGTTCTTGAAAATAGATTGGAAGAAGAAGAATGGAAAAATGTTAAGGTTATTCATAGTGACATGAGATATGTACAAATAGAGAAAAAAGCAGATTTGATTGTTAGTGAATTGTTAGGTTCATTTGGTGATAATGAATTATTTCCGGAGTGTCTAGATggaatacaaaaatatttaaagaaggATGGGGTAAGTATACCCAAAAATTGTTTATCTTATGTTGAGCCTATATCTTGTTCTAGCCTCTATCATAAAATATGTCACAATTCTTTTTCaggaaataatgaaatgttTTATGTAGTCaatttatattcttattgTAAAATATCGGAAGAACAACCAAAAGAGTGTTTCTATTTTGAAATACCCaataaagatattaaaaaggACAATACTCATAATAAtcgttataaaaatattaattttaaaattaaattagaTTCTTATTTGCATGGTTTCTTATGCTATTTTAAAAGTCAATTATATGATGATGTTTATATATCAATTGAACCAATTACTCATACCAAAAATATGCATAGTTGGTATCCATTATTTATCCctataaataaaatcatttttttaagaaaagaaCAACATCTGTCTCTGAGTATTTGGAGACTAACTGATTGTCATAAAATTTGGTATGAATGGTGTATCAATGAACCCATTACAACAAGCATTCACAATTTCAATGCTCGACATTTTTTTATCGGAAAATAATAGAGATTAAAGTCATTTGAAGGGAGGAATGAAcaccaaaaataaaaaaaaatgcaaagaaaagaaattaaaatataatgaataagCAGTTGTTTAGTAGGTATCGTTTCCACCGTATTTCTGGAGTGTGTAAGCCTTTTTAatccttttttgttttatgttattctttcgtatatttactttgtttatttatttttttgttcatcaATTTGTTCCTTTATTCACGTATGTGTTTGCTTATTTGTTTGCTTATTTGTTTGCTTATTTGTTTGCTTATTTGTTTGCTTATTTGTTTGCTTATTTG from Plasmodium malariae genome assembly, chromosome: 11 harbors:
- the PRMT5 gene encoding protein arginine N-methyltransferase 5, putative, producing MPLKNKYAVLKIGIEYNYHEDVSEIDDIDIDFLVCKLFKESTTDGNLIIPSEYTSSLYSKLSNTYKVDPLFGNKFNDREIWKTKIYGLISEWIDTDNPNEHFSSYSIDVLNKEIQWTSYILIPNLIINTPSYNKCDNYARCINANIHNYNGVSIIVRIPIAKKIEHTNLYSSNSHNANCAKSYKIINGWNVWAKFISYCNYNISHMNVGLELVNVKDFEINDINLDVWKSEPVKLIIIPLNSFIIDSKSGYPYLPKKLKDLLIFFFRRNIEIVLTGWKERLNHLYYQDNGKKDVEGINEKINSDTSYLKFCMYYLKRLFMSIENFDNETLFDHAYWDYLQIPLQPLKDNLCSQIYEIFEKDKMKYEQYELAISKYLSKRLQNSSNNSKTVSSIEFTIFVVGAGRGPLVDSTLRALEKNKITNYEIYAVEKNDSAILVLENRLEEEEWKNVKVIHSDMRYVQIEKKADLIVSELLGSFGDNELFPECLDGIQKYLKKDGVSIPKNCLSYVEPISCSSLYHKICHNSFSGNNEMFYVVNLYSYCKISEEQPKECFYFEIPNKDIKKDNTHNNRYKNINFKIKLDSYLHGFLCYFKSQLYDDVYISIEPITHTKNMHSWYPLFIPINKIIFLRKEQHLSLSIWRLTDCHKIWYEWCINEPITTSIHNFNARHFFIGK
- the SEC24A gene encoding protein transport protein Sec24A, putative, with amino-acid sequence MQPYENNRGLNSYNNSNINANSNATFYNNSNQNNVNKPMNNPFFYNNNTADIASNSNNLKGNENVYIQGYYHPQQQMQQGGYSIPNQPHMNTSNINENIYGDGTNTNAYLNNQAQYRGVPNQFIPVQGSPTNILKTQGNVLGYDTSGHVNNVVQPIINDSYQEFLQFNAFSHFVKSSVSYMPANTTLKQKAYVPLGFVIQPLAPIPEGYPELSSVNFGNSTVVRCKKCRTYINPFVRFEAGGKKWNCNMCYHVNDTPQFYFVPLDEKGKRKDLFQRPELCTGSVEFIAPSDYMIRPPQPPVYLFLIDVTVTSVNSGLLDVVCSTIKKLLPKNSDLNNKNSFDSRTLIGIMTFDSTVHFYNLNSNLKQTQMMIVPDIQDIFIPLPEDILVNAHECQNVIDVLLDNLPTMWRNNKMSDSCAGNALKAAVMVLKKVGGKLLFFVSSVPNIGDLTVNVNREIKDKGSSYKNIYSSNSSGNNVVDAKVREVEMLTPFNNLYAELAQNITQYQIAVDLFACPLYNLDLATIYPLIKNSGGSLYYYPQFNVHQYSDKLREELLFALTTEIAWESVMRIRISRGWKITNWYGNFQFRGVDLLALPNCHSHQNFSIIVDLEENVVQDSVVYVQSALLYTNSNGERRIRLHTYALPVTQNIKTITDSVNPQVVVSLLSHQAIDITKKGKIADGRNLIQTLCSQVLSAQLLPSESARLLSVYILGMLKSISFRDSGDISPDLRIFHWSRVENIPVESVEAYFYPRMFSLHNLEKHHGNYDENNSIMLPDTLNLTCEIMTQDGCYLVEDGEHIVMWIGRSINPQWMYAVFGVQSIEQLNSEYAENHIGSTGNPCGVQVLNIINVLRKNRTPSYMKLLIVKQGDPLEYKFFSCLIEDRSQHMMMSLKEFLAKICPKYPQFVPSLNNPHAAALGR